In Methyloceanibacter stevinii, the genomic stretch AAGCAGCGTTTTCAGGACATGCTCGCGCGCCTAAAAAGCGCGCCACCCGCCAAAGGCGCCGCCGGCAGGGTGGGCATTAGCGGCGCCGCCGGACCTGCTAGGCCTTCGATTCCAAAAACTTCTTCAAGCCATCGAAGTCCATGACCGGGGCGATCTGATGCACGTTGAGATCCGTCCAGGGATCGAACAGGGCCATGATCGCTTCTGCGCTATCGGATTCGAAGATGCTCCAGGTTTCCTGCTGCGTGAGCGATATCCACGCGCCGAGCAGCTTCACGCCCGAGGGTTCGACCACGCCGTTCTCCATGAATCGCGCCAAACTCTCATCGCGCGCGTCGGGGTCGATCGTCACATAGCAAACAAAAAGCATGGTGTGCTCCACTCGCTAAGCCGTCGCCATTGGCAGCACGGGCGCAAGCCTTGGAGGAAGCCCGTGCCACCACAAGATTGGCGATTGTATACGACATCGCGTTGACCGCACGCGCCGATGATTGCCGGCGGACAGTTCTGTGGGTGCCAGACAAATCCCGGAATCCTCCTTGATTTTAGCGTCCCACGCGACCATTCTCCGCGGCAATTCAAGGATGCGGAAGGAGCCTTATGGCGAAGGAAGAAATGCTCGAATTTCCGGGGGTGGTCACCGAACTCCTCCCGAACGCCACTTTCAGGGTGAAACTCGAGAACGAACACGAGATTATCGCCCACACGGCGGGACGTATGCGCAAGAACCGGATTAGGGTGCTTGCTGGTGACAAAGTTTTGGTCGAGATGACCCCTTATGATCTCACTAAAGGTCGGATCACTTACCGGTTTAAGCAAGCTCGGGCTGAAACGGAGCACGCCGGCGCCAGCCGAGTCGGAGCCCGTGGCCGCGGCTGTGCCGGGTAAGATCAAGGCGCCGAAGCGGCCGACGCGCCGCCGTGCGCCGAAGCCGGGCTCCAGCTTCCGGCCGAAACTCGTGCTCGCCTCCGCGTCTCCGCGCCGGCTGCAGCTGCTCGAACAGGCAGGGCTTGTGCCGGACGCGCTGCGCCCGTCCTCGGTCGACGAGAGCGTCTCGAAGGGCGAGGTGCCGCGTCAGATCGTCCGGCGGCTGGCCAAGGCCAAGGCCGAGGCCGCGCTGAAGCTCGTCAAAAACGAGCCGGAACTCGGCAAGTGTTTCCTGATCGCTGCCGATACGGTTGTCGCCGTCGGCCGGCGCGTGCTCGGCAAGGCCGAGCTCGAGAACGAGGCCGCGGACATGCTGCGGCTCCTGCGCGGCCGCGCCCATCGCGTCTACACGGCGGTGACCATGGTGACGCCCGAGGGGCGGTGGCGCGAGCGCGTGGTCGAGACCCGCGTTCGTTTCCGCAACATCACCGACCAGGAGATCGGCGCCTATCTCGCCAGCGGCGAATGGCGCGGCAAGGCAGGCGGCTATGCCATTCAGGCATTGCCGGGGCCTTTCGTCATCAAGCTGGTGGGCTCCTATACCAATGTGGTGGGCCTGCCGCTCACCGAGACGGTCAGCATGCTGGCGGGCGAGGGCTATCCGGTGGCGCTGCTGTGGCTGGCCAAGGCCGAGGTCGACTCCGAGTGACCGCCGGACGGGACAGCAAAGCGGCGCAAAAGGCGGTCGCGCGCTGCCCGATCTGCCGCAAGCCGACGGTCAAGGCCCATCGTCCCTTCTGCTCGAAGCGCTGTGCGGAGCTCGATCTCGGGCGCTGGCTCAAGGGCGCCTATGCCGTTCCCGGAGACCCCGCCGAGGAGGCCTATCCCGAGCCGCCCGCCGGCTGGAACGAGGACTGAGCCCACAAACTTACTGGTCGCACGCGGACGCAAAAACCCGCGAAGTCCGGTCTCGACAGAGCCCGGCCGATTGCCTATAAGCCAGGGCCTTACGGGATAGGGCCTTGCGCGGTTTTTTCGCCAGGCGGCCCATCGCGTCCAGCCTGACAGTAGGCACGCCCAGGTAGCTCAGTTGGTAGAGCAGCGGACTGAAAATCCGCGTGTCGGTGGTTCGAATCCGCCCCTGGGCACCATTCTCCGCCAGCATAGGCTGCAAAGCGCAGCTATGAACGGGGCCGGTCCTCGATCTCCAGCGTCACGATCCGCGCCAACAGTGTCGCGGGATAGAGCTGTCCGACCATGGCTTCCACCAAGACAAGGCTTCGCGCGACAGGATGCAGTGCCGTGATGTCGCCCGAGCCGATTCCCGTCAGCGCCCCGAAGCTGAAATAGATCATCGTGTCCGCCAGAGACGCACTGTCCTTTACGATATAACCGGAGAAGGCATTCTCGGACGCGGCGCCGATGAACGTGAAGATCGCGCTGAATGCTAGACCGATGACGAGATAGAGCAGGATAGCGCCCACCACCCGGTGATAGGTCACACGTCCGGGTGCGAAAACCACGCGTCCCACTTCGCTCATGAGCGCCAGGCTGATCAGCAGCCATGCCGTCGCATCGAGATACACATCGACCATAGAGGGATGGAAGTGACGGCGAACCGAGGCGATGGCCGCGAGCACGAGGGCGATCAGCAGAGCCCAGAGCGCGAGGCGTTTCCCGGACAGGACAAGGACCGCGCCGGTGAGAACGGTCACGAGTGCGAACCCGATTTCTTGTATGCCGGGAATTCTCTCGGCGCGAAGGGGCGCGAGGACGAAGATCAACACTGCAAGCAAGATGGTCAACGCCGTAAGCAGTGGGTCTTGCCACCGCTCCCGCAGTTCGCTCATGCTCCGAACCATAGCGTTTCCCCAATTCCCTGATCACGCCGGCGGCGGACGCGCGGTACGCGACCGGACTATACTAGGCGTTGGGCCGTCGGGGGAGTGATGCAGGCAAGTCAGAGCGAAGAAGATGTGGGCGCGAGCGCGCTGCGCGCTGCCGCCCAGTTGCGCATCCTCGTCCTTGGCGGGACGGGCTTGATTGGCGCGGCGGTGTCGGCGCGCCTCCGCTCTGATGGTCATGACGTGATCAGGCTGGCGCGTTCCATCCCCTCGCGCACGGACCGGGCCGGAGCGATCGCAGCCGATATCGCAAAGCTCACCCAGGAAGAGGATTGGCTTCCGTACCTCGAGGGCGTCGATGCCGTCGTCAATTGTGCCGGTGCCCTCCAGGACAGTGCTCAAGACTCGACGGCGGGCGTCACCGCGATGGGATGGGCGCGCTGTTCAGGGCATGTGTCGCGCGGCAGGTGCGGCGCGATCCAGATTTCGGCGATCGGCGTCGACCGCCCGAACCCGACGGCGTTTTCCCGCACCAAGAGCGAAGGCGACACGCTTCTTATGGGCAGCGACCTCGATTGGGTGATCCTGCGTCCGGTCGTGGTGATCGGCCGCGCGGCCTTCGGCGGGAGTGCGCTGCTGCGGGCGCTCGCCGCGTTTCCCGTCCTGGCGGTACCGGCGGATGCAAGACCGTTCCAAACGGTTCAACTCGACGATCTGACGGAATCGGTGGCCTTTTTCCTGAAGCCGGAGGCGCCGTCGAAACTGACGCTGGAGGTCGCGGCGCCTGATCTCTTGCGGTTCGAAGAGGTCGTCGCCTCGTTCCGCAGATGGTTCGGTTGGAAGCCGGCCAGGATCGTTCGCGCGCCGAAAGCGCTCGAGCGCCTCGTCTACGGTCTGGGCGATGCAGTCAGCTGGCTTGGCTGGCGTCCGCCGCTGCGCAGCACCGCCAGGCTGGAGATCGAGCGCGGCGCCGTCGGCGATCCCAGCGACTGGATGAAGACAACCGGCATCGATCCGATATCCTTCCAGGACGGGCTCGCGGCCGAACCGCCATCGGTTCAGGAGAAGTGGTTTGCGCGCCTCTATCTTCTAAAGCCGGTGGTCCTGGGCGTCTTGGCCCTGTACTGGGTCCTCACGGGGCTGATTGCGCTTGGCCCCGGATGGCAGGGAGCGTTGGACCCGCTGAATGCAGCCGCGCCGGCGCCGCCGGGCCATGGCTGGGTCGTCGCGGGTTCGGTGGCCGATATCGCGATCGGGCTCGGGACCGCCTACCGGCGGACGGCGCGTGTTGCGCTTTGGGCCGCGCTGGGGCTTTCCGCTGCCTATCTCGTGGCCGGGACGATCCTTCTGCCCGCGCTATGGGTCGATCCGCTGGGGCCGCTCGTGAAGGTCATTCCGATTGTCGTGCTGACCCTCGTCGCCCTGATGATCCTGGAAGAGCGCTGATGCTGACCTATCTCGCGCTCAAATACGTCCACATCATCGGGGCTTGCGTGCTGTTGGGGACCGGCGCGGGCATCGCCTTCTTCATGCTGATGGCCCATCGCACCAAGGATCCGGCGGTTATCGCCGGGGTAGCGCGCATCGTGGTGATTGCCGACTTGGTCTTCACGGCGACGGCCGTCGTTCTGCAGCCGCTCACGGGCCTCGCACTCGCCTGGCAGGCGGGCTACGCGCTCCATCAAGGATGGATCGTCCTGTCCGTCCTTCTATATCTGCTGATCGGCGCGCTATGGGTGCCCGTGGTGTGGATGCAGCTCCGGATGCGGGATTTAGCGGCATCGGCGGTGCGCGCGGGCACGCCCCTTCCGCCGCAGTACCACGCGCTGTTTCGCTGGTGGTTCGCGTTCGGGATTCCGGCCTTCGCGGCGGTGCTCATCATCGTTTGGCTGATGATCGCCCGGCCGGCGCTGGGGCTTCATTGAGCCGCCCGAAAACGCCATGCCCGGCAGGCTGATCCGCTCACGGGCCACAGGGGCTGAAATCTCGTGGTCCAGCCTCGCTAACGTCTTAATTTGCGCTTCAAAGTCAAAGGATTCGGCGCCTGCAGAGGGGAGTCGGCCCTCTCGGGCCCGCGAACCGAGCCCTGGGCATCGCCCCCCGGCTCGTGCTCTAATGGACTGAAGGGGGGCGCGATTCTAGGATCTGCGCCGGCCGTCGGCGTGGGCGGTCAAGTTTGGGGGGAAATGCGATGTCGGCGATGCAGCCCATTTCGAGGCCTGGGAGACTCTGCGCCTGATGTCGGCTGGTTTTGGGCTCGAGAGGATTGGGCTTGTTGCCCTGCGCTTTCCGCGCGCGACCCTTCTGCTCATCGTCTTGATTACGCTGCCGCTGGCCTACTTCTCGACGAAAGTCGGGTTCTCGAGCGATATTCGCGAGATCTTCCGTTCCGGGACCGTCGACTACGCCAAGTTCCAGCTGGTCGAGGAGCAGTATCCGGACAGCGGCCAGGATGTCCTGCTTCTCATCCGGTCCGACAATCTCTTCACGGTCAAGAATCTCGAGCGCCTGCGCGATCTCCATCTCGAGCTGAGCTTCGCGAATGGCGTGCGCGATGTCGTGTCGATGTTTTCGGCCCGCCATCCGCCGGACAATGCCGGCGGCGCCGAGCCGCTCTTCCCTCCGGAGATCACGGAGAAGGATTTGCCGGAGGCGAAAGAAGCGATCCTTCACCATCCGCTCGTGGCCAAAAAGCTCCTGTCGCCGGATGGGCAGACCACGCTCTTCGTGATCGCGATGCAGCCTTACCCGGATATCGACGACTTGCGCGTCGTGGCGAGTGAGTTGCGCGATGTGACGGAGCGCATGCTCGAAGGAACCGACATGACGGTCCAATATTCGGGTCTGTCGTTCTTGCGCCTCGAAATTGTCTCATCGCTCATGGCCGACCAGATGACGTTCATCTCCGTCGGGTTCCTGATCGTCCTGCTCATCTCCTGGCTCTTCTTCCACAGCATCACCTATGTCTGCGTGGCGGCGCTTCCGTCCGTCATCGCTGTGATCTGGCTGGGCGGGATCACGGGTTTGCGCGGAACGGAGGTCGACGTCATGAGCGGGGTCGTGCCGGCCCTCGTCATCGTGCTCGTAGTGGCAAGCTCGCTCCATCTTCTCTTCAAGGTCAGACGCGAGCTCGCAGAGGCGCCGAGGTCTACGAGGCCGTGGACCGGTCCGTGCGCGAGATCGGGCCCGCCTGTGTGCTGGCCTCGCTGACCACGGCAATCGCGCTGTTCTCGCTCACCCTTGTGCCGCTGAAGATCGTGGCGGGCTTCGGACTCACGGCGGCGATCGGCACGGCGATTGCGTACCTTGTCACCATCACGGTCGTGCCGTCGCTGGCCTTTCTGCTCTTCAGCCGTGTGAAGAAGAAAAAGTCGCTTGGAAACAAAGCCGATCTAGCCTTCGGCGCGGCAAGCCGTTGTTGCCACGGCGTTGCCCATTTCGCTTTGGTGCGGCCGCGGCTGGTGCTCGGATGCGGTCTCATCCTCTTGGTCAGCGCCGGCGTGCTCTACGCTCAGATCAGTCCCCGCTATCAATATCGGGAGTACCTGCCCGAGCGCAGCCCGGCGCATCTCGCCATGAACGCCATCGACGACCGGCTGGCGGGAACCGAGAATATCTTCGTCCATATTCAGATGCCGCCGGGCACGCGTATAGACAGCCCCGAAAGCGCGGAGCTCGTGAACAAGGTCGATGGGATCGTCGCCGGTTTGCCTCTGATACGCAGCGTGACGTCGCTCCATGGCATCGAAAGTTGGGCGGTTGCCGGCGAAATGACCGAAGATCAATTCTTCGGCCTCCTCCAGGAAGCCAAGACGCCGCTCATGGATAGAATCCTATCGGTGGACGACAACTCGACGCTTGTCACCGGGTATTTCCCAGGGACGGATGCCGCGGATCTCCTGCCGGTGGTGAAGGAGCTGGAAAGCAAACTCGATAAGTTGCGTGCCGCCTATCCGGGGGTGGTCTTCACGGCGACGAGCCTCTCGGTTCTTTCCGCGAAAGCGAGCTACGAGATGATCGCGCAGCTGAACAGAAGTCTTCTTCTCGCGATCTGCCTCAACATCATGCTTGTCGGTCTGGTGTTCCGGTCGGTGCGCGCGGGCCTCTACTGTGTCTTGCCCAATCTTCTTCCGATCATGGTCGTCGCCGGGTTCCTCTATCTCTCCGGGTTGGGCTTGCAGTTCACCAGCGTCGTCGCCTTTACCATCGGATTCGGTATCGCGGTCGACAACACGATCCACATTCTCAACTATTACGGCTTGATGCGCTCTCACGGCCGGGCCGTGCGTCCGGCGCTGGAAGAGACGCTGACCACGATTGGGCCGGTTCTGACGGTCGGGACGGTTGTTTTGATCTCCGGATTCGCCGCAACACTGTTGAGTCAGCTGCCGAATCTGCGTCTTTTCGGCGAAGTCGCCATTATGTTGCTTGCCACGGCCCTGTTGGCGAACCTACTGATACTCCCCGCAACGATTGCAATCCTGGAAGGTGGTCCGCTAAAGAAGAGCGGATCGCGGCATTGATGGCGGATTGGGGGCTTCAGCCATCATGCTCAGTGGGCAATGAGCGGAGGTACATTTATGCAAGTGATGGGGAACCGTCTTTCGCGCGGGAGTTCGATGGTGCCAGGTCGGGAATTTGCGCAGGTCACCGGACGCGCGTTTTTTGGGTTCGCACTGCTTGCCCTCATAGTGGCAGTGGCGCCGAATACAGCAGCATCGGCAGCCGCGCTGGCCGGAGAATGGAGCGGCGAGGGCACGGTCACCCAGACTGAAGGGCCGACTGAGAAGGTCCGGTGCCGCGTCAGCTATAAGCAGGAAAGCGCCAAGGTCTTCGGTGTCGTCGCCCAGTGCGCCTCTACGTCGAAGATGATGAAGCAGATCGGCGAACTTCTGGAAGTGCGTCCGGGTGTCTACACCGGCGAATTCATCCTCACGCAGTACGACGTCAGCGGCCGGGTCCGCGTTGTCGTCGAGGGTGAAACGCAGACGGTGACGTTCAAGAGCCCGCGGGGCGAAGGCGAAGTCATCCTCAACCGGCGTTAGGCTTGCCGCTGGCAGGGGCGTGCCACGCCCAAGGATCACGACCCGTCTGAGGTCGAAACGCCTTTCGCCTTGACCTTGGCCTGCCAGATTTGCGTGTCGCCCAAGATGAAGAGCACATCGTTCTTCGGGCCGCCAAAGGTGAAGTTGGCGACGCCCGGCGCGGCTATCTCGCCCAGAAGGTCGCCCTCCGGTGAGAAGACCTGCACGCCCGTCGCCGACGAGGTGTAGACCCGTCCTTTCGTATCGAGCTTGATCCCGTCCGGGCAGCCCGGCGACACCGTCGCGAACAGTCTGTCGCCGCGCAGGTGACCGCCCGTGTGCACGTCGAAAGCGCGGATGTGGTGCGGCAGGTTCACGAAATAGGTGCCGGGAGCCTGATTGGCGCCCGTGTCGGTGATGTACAGCACGCTTTCGTCGGGTGAGAAGGCGAGGCCGTTCGGCTTGTTGAACGAGTCCGCCACCACGGCCGTTTCGCCGCTCGCGGGGTCGTAGCGATAGACATAGGCGCCGATCTTGGCGGCCGGTTTGAAGCCTTGCAGCTCGCCGTAATTGGGATCGGTGAACCACACGGTGCCGTCCGACTTCTCAACGATATCGTTCGGCGAGTTGAGCGGCATCCCGCGCCAGGAATCGACGATCGTTTTCAGGGCGCGCGTCGCAAGGTCCATCCGGCTGATCCGCGCCCGCTCATCCAGCGTGCCTTGTTCGCAGATCAGAAGCCGCCCCTTGCGGTCGAGGCACATACCGTTCGCCATGTTCGACGGCTGCCGCACGACCTCGAGCGTGCCCGCTTCGAAGGGAAACCTGTCGCCCTTCAAGCCAAGCCGCATGATGGCGATGTTCTTGGGGCCCGGTTCCGGCACGGTGGTGAAATACAGCGCGTGTTCGGCGGCGACATAGACCGGGCCCTCATGGGCGTTTGTCTCGATCAGGACGCGCCGTTCGAAGTCTTTGCCGAGGACCTTCCGGAATCCGGCCTGGAAGCAGGTGTAGCTGTCGGCTTCTTGCTTGGCTCTTTCGTCCGTCATGTCAGACCTCCGTTCGAGCGGCGCGAAAACGCCTATAGCACGCGTCTATAACAACGGTTCCACAACCTTGCTGACCGCGACGCCGAGCGTGCGCTGTGCTTCCGGATCGAGGTGCACGCCGTCGACAGCGCTCACCTTGACGACTTCGCCCGCGTCGAGAAAACCGATGCCGAAACGCTTGGCGACGGTTTCATAGGCGCCGGCGAGCCCCCGCGAGGTGCCTTGCCCGCCGGAATACATCAGTGACATTTCCGGGCTTAACGATCCAAGCGGCGGCGGGGCGATCACCACCATCTTCGGCGCTGTGCCGCCAGGGCCTGCCTGGCTCGCGTTCACCGCCCGGACCATCGCCATGAGATTGATGCCGGCCCGGCCCGCGGTGAGCCCATAGCAGGGCGCACTGTCGTTCGTCCCCAGCATGACCGCGACCACATCGAGCGGCGCATGGCTCTCCAGGAGCGGCGGCAGCATCGCCATCCCGTTGCGATAGGGACGCGCGGGATCGTCCGTGGCGAGCGTCCGTGCGTTCAGCCCTTCCTCGACCACCCGGACCCGCCCCTGCAGCGCGGCTTCCAACGCGCGGGGCCAGCGGTCTTCCGGCGCAAACCGCGTTCCGTCTTTAGGATTGTAGCCCCAGGTGATGGAGTCGCCGAAGCACAGGATGGTTTTCGTCACGGATGTCTCCCCGGTCGCTTGGTGCCGCCCAAGTCGGCTTTCGTCAGTCTCGCCGTCATTGTGCGGCCGGCGCAACGCGCCAAACAGTATTGCCCACATCGTCGGCCACGAGCAGGGCTCCGGTCCGGTCTTCCGCCACGCCGACGGGGCGCCCGTAGGCCTTGCCGTCCGCGCCGAGAAACCCCGTGAGGATGTCCTCGGGTTCTCCCGACGGCATGCCGCCCTCGAACGGCACGAAGATCACCTTGTAGCCGCTCGGAGGCCGGCGGTTCCAGGACCCGTGCTGGCCGACGAAGGCGCCGCCCCGGAAGCGCTCGGGGAACAGGTCGCCGGTGTAGAAGGCAAGCCCGAGCGAGGCGGTATGCGGTCCGAGTGCATAGTCGGGCACGATCGCCGTCTTCACGAGATCGGGGCGCTGCGGCTGGACCCGCGCATCCACGTGGTCGCCGTAATAGCTGTAGGGCCAGCCATAGAAGCCGTTCTCCTGGACTGAGGTCATGTAATCCGGCACGAGGTCGCTGCCGAGTTCGTCCCGTTCGTTGACCGAGGTCCACAGCGTACCGCTGTCGGGCTGAAATGCGAGACCCACGGGATTGCGAAGGCCCGACGCGAACAGGCGCGAGGACCCGCTGTCGAGATCGATCTCGTGGATCGCCGCGCGTCCGGCCTCGCTGTCGAAACCGCGTTCGCCAACATTGCTGTTGGAGCCTACCGACGCATAGAGCTTCGTGCCGTCAGGGCTGGCGACGATGTTCTTGACCCAGTGGATGTTGACCGGACCGGCGGGGAGCTCCGCAACCGGTTCGCCCTTTCCGGAAATCTCTGTGTCGCCGGCTCTGTAGGGGAAGCGGACGATGCCGTCGGTGTTCGCCACGTAGAAACTGTCGCCGACGAGCGCCATGCCGTAGGGCGAATTGAGCCCTGACAGAAACGTCGTGCGCGTCTCGGCCACGCCGTCGCCGTCGCCGTCGCGCAGAAGCGTGATCCGGTTGGGGCTCTCGACACCGGCACCTGCCCACCACATGCCGAGCTTCATCAGGTGCCCCATAATCCCGTCGGTCATGCCGGGTTGCGGCGGCGCGGCGCTCTCGGCGGCCAGCACGTCGCCATTGGGGAGGACATAGAGCATGCGCGGATGGTCCAAATCCGAGGCGAAGGCGTTCACTGTC encodes the following:
- a CDS encoding DUF3303 domain-containing protein, which translates into the protein MLFVCYVTIDPDARDESLARFMENGVVEPSGVKLLGAWISLTQQETWSIFESDSAEAIMALFDPWTDLNVHQIAPVMDFDGLKKFLESKA
- a CDS encoding Maf family nucleotide pyrophosphatase — protein: MAAAVPGKIKAPKRPTRRRAPKPGSSFRPKLVLASASPRRLQLLEQAGLVPDALRPSSVDESVSKGEVPRQIVRRLAKAKAEAALKLVKNEPELGKCFLIAADTVVAVGRRVLGKAELENEAADMLRLLRGRAHRVYTAVTMVTPEGRWRERVVETRVRFRNITDQEIGAYLASGEWRGKAGGYAIQALPGPFVIKLVGSYTNVVGLPLTETVSMLAGEGYPVALLWLAKAEVDSE
- a CDS encoding DNA gyrase inhibitor YacG, producing MTAGRDSKAAQKAVARCPICRKPTVKAHRPFCSKRCAELDLGRWLKGAYAVPGDPAEEAYPEPPAGWNED
- a CDS encoding ion channel, whose amino-acid sequence is MVRSMSELRERWQDPLLTALTILLAVLIFVLAPLRAERIPGIQEIGFALVTVLTGAVLVLSGKRLALWALLIALVLAAIASVRRHFHPSMVDVYLDATAWLLISLALMSEVGRVVFAPGRVTYHRVVGAILLYLVIGLAFSAIFTFIGAASENAFSGYIVKDSASLADTMIYFSFGALTGIGSGDITALHPVARSLVLVEAMVGQLYPATLLARIVTLEIEDRPRS
- a CDS encoding SDR family oxidoreductase; the protein is MQASQSEEDVGASALRAAAQLRILVLGGTGLIGAAVSARLRSDGHDVIRLARSIPSRTDRAGAIAADIAKLTQEEDWLPYLEGVDAVVNCAGALQDSAQDSTAGVTAMGWARCSGHVSRGRCGAIQISAIGVDRPNPTAFSRTKSEGDTLLMGSDLDWVILRPVVVIGRAAFGGSALLRALAAFPVLAVPADARPFQTVQLDDLTESVAFFLKPEAPSKLTLEVAAPDLLRFEEVVASFRRWFGWKPARIVRAPKALERLVYGLGDAVSWLGWRPPLRSTARLEIERGAVGDPSDWMKTTGIDPISFQDGLAAEPPSVQEKWFARLYLLKPVVLGVLALYWVLTGLIALGPGWQGALDPLNAAAPAPPGHGWVVAGSVADIAIGLGTAYRRTARVALWAALGLSAAYLVAGTILLPALWVDPLGPLVKVIPIVVLTLVALMILEER
- a CDS encoding DUF2269 family protein, yielding MTYLALKYVHIIGACVLLGTGAGIAFFMLMAHRTKDPAVIAGVARIVVIADLVFTATAVVLQPLTGLALAWQAGYALHQGWIVLSVLLYLLIGALWVPVVWMQLRMRDLAASAVRAGTPLPPQYHALFRWWFAFGIPAFAAVLIIVWLMIARPALGLH
- a CDS encoding MMPL family transporter, whose translation is MSAGFGLERIGLVALRFPRATLLLIVLITLPLAYFSTKVGFSSDIREIFRSGTVDYAKFQLVEEQYPDSGQDVLLLIRSDNLFTVKNLERLRDLHLELSFANGVRDVVSMFSARHPPDNAGGAEPLFPPEITEKDLPEAKEAILHHPLVAKKLLSPDGQTTLFVIAMQPYPDIDDLRVVASELRDVTERMLEGTDMTVQYSGLSFLRLEIVSSLMADQMTFISVGFLIVLLISWLFFHSITYVCVAALPSVIAVIWLGGITGLRGTEVDVMSGVVPALVIVLVVASSLHLLFKVRRELAEAPRSTRPWTGPCARSGPPVCWPR
- a CDS encoding efflux RND transporter permease subunit, which translates into the protein MDRSVREIGPACVLASLTTAIALFSLTLVPLKIVAGFGLTAAIGTAIAYLVTITVVPSLAFLLFSRVKKKKSLGNKADLAFGAASRCCHGVAHFALVRPRLVLGCGLILLVSAGVLYAQISPRYQYREYLPERSPAHLAMNAIDDRLAGTENIFVHIQMPPGTRIDSPESAELVNKVDGIVAGLPLIRSVTSLHGIESWAVAGEMTEDQFFGLLQEAKTPLMDRILSVDDNSTLVTGYFPGTDAADLLPVVKELESKLDKLRAAYPGVVFTATSLSVLSAKASYEMIAQLNRSLLLAICLNIMLVGLVFRSVRAGLYCVLPNLLPIMVVAGFLYLSGLGLQFTSVVAFTIGFGIAVDNTIHILNYYGLMRSHGRAVRPALEETLTTIGPVLTVGTVVLISGFAATLLSQLPNLRLFGEVAIMLLATALLANLLILPATIAILEGGPLKKSGSRH
- a CDS encoding SMP-30/gluconolactonase/LRE family protein, which translates into the protein MTDERAKQEADSYTCFQAGFRKVLGKDFERRVLIETNAHEGPVYVAAEHALYFTTVPEPGPKNIAIMRLGLKGDRFPFEAGTLEVVRQPSNMANGMCLDRKGRLLICEQGTLDERARISRMDLATRALKTIVDSWRGMPLNSPNDIVEKSDGTVWFTDPNYGELQGFKPAAKIGAYVYRYDPASGETAVVADSFNKPNGLAFSPDESVLYITDTGANQAPGTYFVNLPHHIRAFDVHTGGHLRGDRLFATVSPGCPDGIKLDTKGRVYTSSATGVQVFSPEGDLLGEIAAPGVANFTFGGPKNDVLFILGDTQIWQAKVKAKGVSTSDGS
- a CDS encoding SGNH/GDSL hydrolase family protein, with protein sequence MTKTILCFGDSITWGYNPKDGTRFAPEDRWPRALEAALQGRVRVVEEGLNARTLATDDPARPYRNGMAMLPPLLESHAPLDVVAVMLGTNDSAPCYGLTAGRAGINLMAMVRAVNASQAGPGGTAPKMVVIAPPPLGSLSPEMSLMYSGGQGTSRGLAGAYETVAKRFGIGFLDAGEVVKVSAVDGVHLDPEAQRTLGVAVSKVVEPLL
- a CDS encoding PQQ-dependent sugar dehydrogenase; its protein translation is MPPPVETTLPTVVIAEATGWPDGKAPQAADGLTVNAFASDLDHPRMLYVLPNGDVLAAESAAPPQPGMTDGIMGHLMKLGMWWAGAGVESPNRITLLRDGDGDGVAETRTTFLSGLNSPYGMALVGDSFYVANTDGIVRFPYRAGDTEISGKGEPVAELPAGPVNIHWVKNIVASPDGTKLYASVGSNSNVGERGFDSEAGRAAIHEIDLDSGSSRLFASGLRNPVGLAFQPDSGTLWTSVNERDELGSDLVPDYMTSVQENGFYGWPYSYYGDHVDARVQPQRPDLVKTAIVPDYALGPHTASLGLAFYTGDLFPERFRGGAFVGQHGSWNRRPPSGYKVIFVPFEGGMPSGEPEDILTGFLGADGKAYGRPVGVAEDRTGALLVADDVGNTVWRVAPAAQ